In the genome of Dioscorea cayenensis subsp. rotundata cultivar TDr96_F1 chromosome 1, TDr96_F1_v2_PseudoChromosome.rev07_lg8_w22 25.fasta, whole genome shotgun sequence, one region contains:
- the LOC120260825 gene encoding aspartyl protease family protein 1-like yields the protein MASSSLLLLLLFIVSDPLGSLSTSSFSFDIHHRFSDPVRKFSSDAWPSPEKGSREYYTALVNHDRALRGRRLSETQELTFVDGNSTFNFPSLGFLYYAIVAVGTPNVTFLVALDTGSDLFWLPCECQSCAPTSSQNYGLDLVFDTYSPKNSSTSKTLPCNSSYCEHQSECSKLAGQCPYKVQYATANTSTSGILVEDVLYLTTENTSSKVVQAPIVFGCGQVQTGSFLKSAAPNGLFGLGMDKISVPSILSSAGLTSNSFSMCFRHNGVGRISFGDKGSSDQGETAFHIEKGQHPSYNISITGVNIGSSSVDVNFSAIVDSGTSFTSLADPSYTLLANDFNAQVKEKRQSTLDGKLPFEYCYQISPNATSILLPFINLTTEGGSQFPVHSSVVLVTDKNGEYFYCLAILKASTSELNIIGQNFMSGLRIVFDRERLVLGWKNSDCYDTNSTEPEPANPPISSAFAPNPSITIVPSNPQTVGNNKQGSSPSSSAGISQSLSFSRRIILMLFLLCFTIF from the exons GGTCCGCAAGTTCTCCAGTGACGCTTGGCCATCTCCGGAGAAGGGAAGCCGCGAGTACTACACCGCTCTTGTTAATCATGACCGAGCTTTGCGTGGCCGCAGGCTCTCTGAAACGCAGGAGCTTACATTCGTGGATGGCAATAGCACTTTCAATTTCCCCTCACTTGGATT TTTGTACTATGCGATTGTTGCTGTGGGAACGCCAAATGTGACGTTTTTGGTGGCGTTGGATACTGGTAGTGATCTCTTCTGGTTGCCATGCGAGTGCCAGAGTTGTGCTCCGACCTCATCCCAGAATTATGGATTG GATCTTGTGTTTGACACCTATAGCCCTaaaaattcatcaacaagcaagactCTTCCTTGCAACAGCAGTTATTGTGAACATCAAAGTGAATGCTCGAAATTGGCAGGCCAGTGCCCCTACAAAGTCCAATATGCTACAGCCAATACTTCAACTTCCGGAATTTTAGTTGAGGATGTTCTATACTTAACAACAGAGAACACCAGTTCTAAAGTTGTTCAAGCACCAATAGTGTTTGG TTGTGGCCAGGTTCAGACAGGCTCATTTTTGAAGTCTGCAGCACCAAATGGTCTTTTTGGTCTTGGTATGGATAAAATATCTGTTCCTAGCATCTTGTCAAGTGCTGGTCTAACTTCAAATTCATTCTCAATGTGCTTTCGGCATAATGGCGTTGGAAGAATAAGTTTTGGGGACAAAGGTAGCTCAGACCAAGGGGAGACCGCATTCCATATTGAAAAAGGACA GCACCCTTCTTACAATATAAGCATAACTGGAGTGAACATAGGGAGCAGCTCAGTTGATGTAAATTTTAGTGCTATTGTTGACTCCGGTACCTCCTTCACATCTTTAGCAGATCCATCATACACGCTTCTTGCAAATGAT TTCAacgcacaagtaaaagagaagcgGCAAAGTACACTTGATGGGAAGTTGCCATTTGAGTATTGTTACCAAATAAG TCCCAATGCAACTTCTATTTTACTTCCTTTTATCAATCTAACAACAGAAGGTGGAAGCCAGTTTCCTGTTCACTCTTCAGTTGTTCTCGTTACGGACAAG AACGGAGAATATTTCTACTGTTTGGCTATTCTCAAAGCTTCAACTTCTGAACTCAATATAATTGGAC AAAACTTCATGTCTGGCCTTCGCATCGTCTTTGATCGAGAAAGGTTGGTCTTGGGCTGGAAGAACTCTGACT GTTATGACACCAACTCTACTGAACCTGAACCCGCAAACCCACCGATATCTTCCGCTTTCGCTCCAAATCCAAGCATCACAATTGTACCAAGCAATCCACAGACAGTAGGAAATAATAAACAGGGCTCGTCGCCGTCGTCCTCAGCTGGCATTTCCCAGTCTTTAAGCTTTAGCAGAAGAATAATTTTGATGCTGTTTCTGCTCTGTTTCAccattttttga